From Campylobacter upsaliensis, the proteins below share one genomic window:
- the glmM gene encoding phosphoglucosamine mutase: MKLFGTDGVRGKAGEFLDSFLAMRLAMAAGIYFKDKAITNNILVGKDTRKSGYMIENAIVSGLTSIGYNVIQIGPMPTPAIAFLTEDMRCDAGIMISASHNPYFDNGIKFFDSHGNKLSEEIEEKIEQIYFDDKLLESSKVTMEQIGRAKRIDDVIGRYIVSIKNSFPKDLTLKSLRVVLDVAHGAAYKVAPTIFKELGAEVIVMSDSPNGLNINDNCGALHPTNLAEEVKKLRADVGFAFDGDADRLVVVDEKGVVANGDSLLGVLALHLKEQGKLKSKVVATIMSNGALREFLNKNKIELETCNVGDKFVLEKLKACGGNFGGEQSGHIIFSDYAKTGDGLIAALQFSALMLSKKKSASAVLGQIKPYPQLLHNLKISQKKDLAKLKGLKELKAELDKKGINSLFRYSGTENLIRLLLEAKDSKLLEKEMRGVEAFFRKALND, from the coding sequence ATGAAACTTTTTGGAACAGACGGAGTTCGCGGTAAGGCGGGAGAATTTTTAGACAGCTTTTTAGCAATGCGTTTAGCTATGGCGGCTGGAATTTATTTTAAAGATAAGGCGATTACAAATAATATTTTAGTCGGTAAAGACACAAGAAAAAGTGGCTATATGATAGAAAATGCCATAGTTTCAGGGCTTACTTCCATAGGTTACAATGTCATACAAATAGGACCTATGCCAACTCCTGCTATCGCTTTTTTGACCGAAGATATGCGTTGTGATGCAGGGATTATGATTTCGGCTTCACATAATCCTTATTTTGATAATGGTATTAAATTTTTTGACTCGCACGGCAATAAACTCAGCGAAGAGATAGAGGAAAAAATCGAGCAAATTTATTTTGATGATAAATTGCTTGAAAGCTCTAAGGTTACGATGGAGCAAATCGGCAGAGCAAAGAGAATTGATGATGTGATAGGGCGTTATATTGTGAGCATTAAAAATTCCTTTCCTAAAGATTTGACCTTAAAATCTTTAAGAGTCGTGCTTGATGTCGCACACGGAGCGGCTTATAAGGTTGCACCGACCATTTTTAAGGAGCTTGGTGCTGAAGTGATTGTGATGAGTGATAGTCCTAATGGGCTTAATATCAATGATAATTGTGGTGCGCTCCACCCTACGAATTTGGCAGAGGAGGTTAAAAAACTTCGTGCTGATGTGGGCTTTGCGTTTGATGGAGATGCGGATAGGCTTGTCGTAGTCGATGAAAAGGGCGTTGTGGCAAATGGAGATAGTTTGCTAGGTGTTTTAGCTCTACATCTCAAAGAGCAGGGTAAATTAAAATCTAAAGTTGTAGCGACCATTATGAGTAATGGGGCTTTGAGGGAATTTTTAAATAAAAATAAAATTGAGCTTGAAACTTGCAATGTTGGCGATAAATTTGTGCTTGAAAAGCTTAAGGCTTGTGGGGGGAATTTTGGTGGGGAGCAAAGTGGGCATATTATCTTTAGTGATTATGCTAAGACAGGCGATGGGCTTATCGCCGCACTTCAGTTTTCTGCTCTAATGCTTTCAAAGAAAAAAAGCGCAAGTGCAGTTTTAGGGCAAATCAAGCCTTATCCGCAACTTTTACACAATCTTAAAATTTCTCAAAAGAAAGATTTAGCTAAACTTAAGGGCTTAAAAGAGCTTAAAGCAGAGCTTGATAAAAAGGGCATTAATAGCCTTTTTCGCTATTCTGGCACGGAAAATTTAATTCGCTTACTTTTAGAGGCAAAGGATAGTAAGCTTTTGGAAAAAGAGATGAGAGGCGTGGAGGCTTTTTTTAGGAAAGCTTTAAATGATTAA
- a CDS encoding efflux RND transporter permease subunit: MFSKFFIERPVFASVVAIIISLAGTIALYSLPVEQYPNLTPPTVSVSATYTGADAQTISESVAIPIEDAINGVENMIYLESTSSASGQMRLTAYFDIGTDPNQATVDVNNRISSATAKLPEAVKKLGVTVRKSNSSILEAVAMYSTDGSMNAVDIYNYITLNIIDDIKRVPGVGDAFAIGNRNYSMRVWLDPTLLNKYQITAKEVLNAIEEQNAQYATGKIGEEPVTQKSPYVYSITMQGRLKSSQEFGEVILRVNEDGSFLRLKEVADIELGSQQYVAQGRYSGNDAVPIIINLQSGANSVNTAKLVGEKLEELSKNFPAGLAYNVPYDTTTFVKASIYEVLKTFAEALILVIIVMYLFLKNFRSTLIPMIAVPVSLLGTFAGLYLLGFSVNLLTLFALVLAIGIVVDDAIIVVENVDRILHEDPNISVKDATIKAMEEVASPVVSIVLVLCAVFIPVSFISGFVGEIQKQFALTLAISVAISGFVALTLTPSLCALFLKRNNGEPFVFVKKFNDFFDWSTKIFSAGVAYILKRVMRFVMIFGIMLGGTYYLYQSVPSSLVPTEDQGVIMSIINLPAASSLHRTIDFIDKTAKNDILGQNGINSSMALIGFDLFTNSPKENAGAMFIQLDDWADRNVSSFEIVQNLNIKHAFNPEAQTFFLDPPPIPGLSITGGFEMYAQNRSGKSYDEIQADVDKLVAAANQRAELTGVRTTLDTRYPQFKLEIDRDKLKYYKLNMQDVFATVSSTIGTYYVNDFSLLGKNFQVNVRAKGDFRNTQEALKNIYVKSSDGQMIALDSILTLKSSAGPDDVKRFNLFPAAQIQGSPAPGYSSGQAMAVMEELTKEFLGEEYTLAWSGTSYQEATNSNTGSIAFVLGMIFVFLILAAQYERWLMPLAVITAVPFALFGSLLFIWLRDFYNDVYFQTGLLLLIGLSAKNAILIVEFAMEEHLKKGKSIFDASVEAAKLRFRPIVMTSLAFTLGILPLVISSGAGSAARHALGTGLIGGMIAASTLAIFFVPLFFYLLESFNAWLDKKRRKVNA, from the coding sequence ATGTTTTCTAAATTTTTTATAGAAAGACCAGTTTTTGCTTCTGTTGTGGCAATTATCATCTCCTTAGCAGGAACGATAGCACTTTATTCTTTACCTGTGGAGCAGTATCCAAACCTTACACCACCGACAGTTAGCGTTAGTGCGACTTACACAGGAGCAGACGCACAAACCATCTCAGAAAGTGTGGCTATACCCATAGAAGATGCCATTAATGGCGTTGAAAATATGATTTATTTAGAATCCACTTCTTCAGCTTCTGGACAAATGAGACTTACCGCCTATTTTGACATAGGCACAGATCCTAATCAAGCCACAGTTGATGTGAATAATAGAATTTCTTCCGCCACCGCAAAATTACCAGAAGCCGTTAAAAAACTAGGCGTTACGGTAAGAAAATCAAATTCAAGCATACTTGAAGCTGTGGCTATGTATTCTACCGATGGTTCTATGAATGCTGTGGATATTTATAATTATATCACCTTAAATATTATCGATGACATTAAGAGAGTTCCAGGCGTAGGTGATGCCTTTGCCATAGGAAATAGAAACTATTCTATGCGTGTGTGGCTTGACCCAACTTTGCTTAATAAATATCAAATCACCGCGAAAGAAGTTTTAAACGCCATAGAGGAACAAAACGCACAATATGCCACAGGTAAAATAGGCGAAGAACCCGTAACGCAAAAATCGCCCTATGTCTATTCTATCACTATGCAAGGAAGACTAAAAAGCTCACAAGAATTTGGCGAAGTGATTTTAAGAGTTAATGAAGACGGCTCTTTTTTAAGACTTAAAGAAGTCGCAGACATAGAGCTAGGCTCACAACAATATGTCGCGCAGGGGCGTTATAGTGGCAATGACGCCGTGCCAATTATCATCAATCTTCAATCAGGAGCTAATAGCGTCAATACTGCAAAATTAGTCGGCGAAAAATTAGAGGAGCTTTCTAAAAACTTCCCCGCAGGCTTAGCCTACAATGTTCCTTATGATACAACGACCTTTGTGAAAGCTTCTATTTATGAGGTTTTAAAAACCTTTGCTGAGGCTTTGATTTTGGTTATTATCGTAATGTATCTTTTCTTAAAAAATTTCCGCTCCACTCTTATACCGATGATAGCAGTGCCTGTTTCGCTTTTAGGCACCTTTGCGGGACTTTATTTACTAGGCTTTAGTGTCAATTTGCTCACCCTTTTTGCCCTCGTTTTAGCCATAGGGATAGTCGTTGATGATGCCATTATCGTGGTGGAAAATGTCGATAGAATTTTACACGAAGATCCAAATATTTCAGTAAAAGACGCTACCATTAAGGCTATGGAGGAAGTAGCCTCGCCTGTTGTTTCTATTGTTTTGGTGCTTTGTGCTGTTTTTATCCCAGTGTCCTTCATCTCTGGCTTTGTGGGAGAAATTCAAAAGCAATTTGCCCTTACTCTAGCTATTTCTGTGGCTATTTCAGGCTTTGTTGCTCTTACCCTCACTCCTTCTTTATGTGCTTTATTTTTGAAAAGAAATAATGGAGAGCCTTTCGTCTTTGTGAAAAAATTTAACGACTTTTTCGACTGGTCGACTAAAATTTTCAGTGCTGGTGTAGCTTATATCTTAAAAAGAGTGATGCGTTTTGTGATGATTTTTGGCATTATGCTCGGGGGAACTTATTATCTTTATCAAAGTGTGCCAAGCTCACTTGTGCCAACAGAAGATCAAGGCGTTATTATGTCTATCATCAATCTTCCAGCCGCCTCATCTTTACATAGAACTATAGATTTTATAGATAAAACTGCTAAAAATGATATTTTAGGACAAAACGGCATTAATTCAAGTATGGCTCTAATCGGCTTTGACCTTTTTACAAATTCCCCTAAAGAAAACGCTGGGGCTATGTTTATCCAGCTTGATGACTGGGCAGATAGAAATGTAAGCTCTTTTGAAATCGTTCAAAATCTTAATATCAAACACGCCTTTAACCCAGAAGCACAAACCTTTTTCCTAGACCCTCCGCCTATACCGGGACTTAGTATTACAGGTGGTTTTGAGATGTATGCACAAAATAGAAGCGGTAAAAGCTATGATGAAATTCAAGCTGATGTTGATAAATTAGTCGCTGCAGCAAATCAAAGGGCAGAATTAACAGGAGTTAGAACAACACTTGATACAAGATATCCGCAATTTAAACTTGAAATTGATAGAGATAAATTAAAATATTACAAACTTAATATGCAAGATGTTTTTGCTACGGTTAGTTCGACCATAGGGACTTATTATGTTAATGACTTTTCCTTGCTTGGTAAAAATTTCCAAGTTAATGTTCGTGCAAAGGGCGATTTTAGAAACACTCAAGAAGCTTTAAAAAACATCTATGTCAAATCAAGCGATGGGCAAATGATCGCTCTTGATTCTATACTTACGCTTAAAAGTAGTGCGGGTCCTGATGATGTTAAGCGTTTTAATCTCTTCCCAGCCGCACAAATTCAAGGCTCTCCAGCCCCAGGATATAGCTCAGGACAAGCTATGGCTGTGATGGAGGAGCTTACTAAAGAATTTTTAGGAGAGGAATATACTCTTGCTTGGTCGGGCACTTCTTACCAAGAAGCTACGAATTCTAACACAGGCTCAATAGCCTTTGTTTTGGGTATGATTTTCGTCTTTTTAATTCTAGCCGCACAATATGAAAGATGGCTTATGCCTTTAGCGGTTATCACCGCTGTGCCTTTTGCTCTTTTTGGCTCTTTGCTTTTTATATGGTTAAGGGATTTTTATAACGATGTATATTTTCAAACGGGTCTTTTACTACTTATAGGACTTTCTGCTAAAAATGCTATCTTGATCGTAGAATTTGCAATGGAAGAGCATCTTAAAAAGGGAAAAAGTATATTTGACGCTTCTGTGGAGGCAGCAAAATTAAGATTTCGTCCTATTGTGATGACTTCTTTGGCTTTCACTTTGGGAATTTTGCCTTTAGTGATCTCAAGTGGTGCAGGAAGTGCCGCAAGACACGCTCTTGGCACCGGACTTATCGGTGGTATGATAGCTGCTTCTACCTTAGCAATTTTCTTTGTGCCTTTATTTTTCTATCTTTTAGAAAGCTTTAACGCTTGGCTTGATAAGAAAAGGAGGAAGGTAAATGCGTAG
- a CDS encoding coproporphyrinogen III oxidase family protein, which translates to MNFFQNLALKYSHIMMQKALKKNLKVELLKEPQAKIAKEKSYMLYAHIPFCHTFCPYCSFHKYYYDENLAKNYFQSLREELQIIKDKGFNFNAMYVGGGTTLINEEELLRTLELCKKLFDIKEISCESDPNHIDPKKLTMFKGLIDRLSCGIQSFDNETLKKVARYHKFGSSEVLQEKIAKALGILPIFSIDLIFNLPTQSKEQLLNDLNIAKKLSPQQITTYPLMKSNLTKDNIAKSLGVSFKDNEFEFYQIICEFFKDYTQNNAWSFSLEKNKLNDEYVSSHHEYLGVGSGAFSFLDGELLINAFNLNTYTTLIKEKQNANIAKAHFNPKERLKYVFLTEIFSGSLELTHFNRTLKCDLEKELFIELKALKMCGAIKKEGDILKSCEFGKYLFMVLMKDFYAGMDLVRAVFRDDARLKNKNFIDIMRENVDPLNAQNMEFKA; encoded by the coding sequence ATGAATTTCTTTCAAAATTTAGCACTTAAATACTCACATATTATGATGCAAAAAGCTCTTAAAAAGAATCTTAAGGTCGAACTTTTAAAAGAACCTCAAGCAAAAATCGCCAAAGAAAAATCCTATATGCTTTACGCTCACATACCATTTTGCCATACTTTTTGCCCCTATTGTAGCTTTCATAAATATTATTATGATGAAAATTTAGCTAAAAATTATTTTCAAAGCTTAAGAGAAGAACTTCAAATCATCAAAGATAAAGGTTTTAATTTTAATGCTATGTATGTGGGAGGCGGCACAACGCTTATTAACGAAGAGGAGCTTTTAAGGACATTAGAGCTTTGCAAAAAGCTTTTTGATATTAAAGAAATTTCTTGTGAGAGCGACCCAAATCACATAGATCCCAAAAAACTAACAATGTTTAAAGGTTTAATTGATAGGCTAAGCTGTGGGATACAAAGCTTTGATAATGAGACCTTAAAAAAGGTCGCGAGGTATCATAAATTTGGCTCTAGCGAAGTTTTACAAGAAAAAATTGCAAAGGCTTTAGGGATCTTGCCTATTTTTAGCATAGATTTAATTTTCAATCTTCCCACACAAAGCAAAGAGCAACTTTTAAATGACCTTAATATCGCTAAAAAATTATCCCCTCAACAAATCACAACTTATCCTTTAATGAAGTCAAATTTGACAAAAGATAATATAGCAAAATCCTTAGGCGTGAGTTTTAAAGATAATGAATTTGAATTTTATCAAATCATTTGCGAATTTTTTAAGGATTATACGCAAAATAATGCTTGGAGTTTCTCCTTAGAAAAAAATAAACTCAATGATGAATATGTTAGCTCACATCACGAGTATTTAGGCGTTGGCAGTGGGGCTTTTAGCTTTTTAGATGGTGAGCTTTTAATTAATGCTTTTAATCTTAACACCTACACCACTCTCATCAAAGAAAAGCAAAATGCCAATATAGCCAAAGCACATTTTAACCCAAAAGAAAGACTTAAATATGTCTTTTTAACCGAAATTTTTTCAGGCAGTCTTGAACTTACTCACTTTAATCGCACCTTAAAATGCGACTTAGAAAAAGAGCTTTTCATCGAGCTTAAGGCGCTTAAAATGTGTGGAGCAATTAAAAAAGAGGGCGATATTTTAAAATCTTGTGAATTTGGAAAATATCTTTTTATGGTTTTAATGAAAGATTTTTACGCGGGTATGGATTTAGTTAGGGCTGTCTTTAGAGATGATGCTAGGCTTAAAAATAAAAATTTCATTGATATTATGCGTGAAAATGTCGATCCTCTCAACGCACAAAATATGGAATTTAAAGCCTAA
- the cmeU gene encoding CmeU family protein translates to MEKEQIVANLKDFFAKREEFFQYFDANLSKKENIDAFDFSKKNELNAEEIYKRFYHFDYAMRKLLPPLFKAYEIHPAKDLKD, encoded by the coding sequence ATGGAAAAAGAACAAATCGTTGCAAATCTTAAGGATTTTTTCGCCAAAAGAGAGGAGTTTTTTCAATATTTTGACGCTAATCTTAGCAAAAAAGAAAATATAGACGCCTTTGATTTTTCTAAGAAAAATGAGTTAAATGCTGAGGAGATTTATAAGCGTTTTTATCATTTTGATTATGCGATGAGAAAGCTTTTGCCACCACTTTTTAAGGCTTATGAAATTCACCCTGCTAAGGATTTAAAGGATTGA
- a CDS encoding efflux RND transporter periplasmic adaptor subunit — protein MNQFGKKTLIFLSVAVLFNACSKEEEQKRQMPPQPVSTIIAQSENIPLHFSYPAQLVSDYDAFIKPQVSGVIIEKFFEAGQKVKKGDKLFLIEPDKFEANVNMAYGKALNARANYENASKEFKRNKILIEKKAISQKEYDTSLANYNSSKANLTSARAELQNARIDLAHTEVKAPFDGMVGDALINIGTYVNASSTELVRITNLNPIYADFYISDTDKLKLKRNVDSGKWELDNLKASFKLNEIDVEGNLTFIDSVIDAKSGSVKAKAVFDNQNGTLLPGIFTTITSEGFMQKDGFKVPQIAILRNQEEVYVYTLVNGEVVKTPIKVIYQTNDYAVVSSGLKNGDKIIMNNFKKIRPGSKVSEMGSK, from the coding sequence ATGAATCAATTTGGCAAAAAAACTCTCATATTTTTAAGCGTTGCTGTGCTTTTTAATGCTTGCTCTAAAGAGGAGGAGCAAAAAAGACAAATGCCCCCTCAACCCGTTAGCACCATAATAGCACAAAGTGAAAATATCCCTTTACATTTTAGTTACCCAGCACAACTTGTAAGCGATTATGATGCCTTTATCAAACCACAAGTTAGTGGGGTGATAATAGAAAAATTTTTCGAAGCTGGTCAAAAAGTAAAAAAGGGCGATAAGCTTTTTTTAATCGAGCCTGATAAATTTGAGGCAAATGTAAATATGGCTTATGGTAAAGCCTTAAATGCAAGAGCTAATTATGAAAATGCGAGCAAGGAATTTAAAAGAAATAAAATCTTAATCGAAAAAAAAGCCATTTCACAAAAAGAGTATGATACAAGTCTTGCAAATTATAATAGCTCTAAAGCAAATCTTACAAGTGCAAGAGCCGAGCTTCAAAACGCAAGGATAGATTTAGCCCATACCGAAGTTAAAGCTCCTTTTGATGGTATGGTAGGCGATGCTTTGATTAATATAGGCACTTATGTAAATGCTAGCTCCACAGAGCTTGTAAGGATCACAAATTTAAATCCTATCTATGCGGATTTTTACATTTCGGATACTGACAAATTAAAACTAAAACGCAATGTTGATAGCGGTAAATGGGAACTTGATAATCTAAAAGCTAGCTTCAAACTTAATGAAATTGATGTTGAGGGGAATTTAACCTTTATAGATTCTGTAATTGATGCAAAAAGCGGAAGTGTTAAGGCTAAAGCAGTATTTGATAATCAAAATGGCACTTTGCTTCCGGGAATTTTTACAACTATCACTTCAGAAGGTTTTATGCAAAAAGATGGTTTTAAAGTGCCTCAAATAGCCATTTTAAGGAATCAAGAAGAAGTTTATGTCTATACGCTTGTTAATGGCGAAGTTGTCAAAACACCTATTAAGGTCATTTATCAAACAAATGATTACGCTGTAGTTAGCAGTGGCTTAAAAAATGGCGACAAGATTATTATGAATAATTTTAAGAAGATAAGACCGGGTTCTAAAGTCAGCGAAATGGGGAGCAAATAA
- the lspA gene encoding signal peptidase II: protein MIKDYKIFWSFFALVFVLDQIVKILTLRGMRYQSEYLDLTFALNTGVAFSMLSFFEHYLKYLHLAILLILFAYLFWQKEFLKEHIIAFGLMLGAGCSNLLDRFIHGGVVDMFFWHKGFEFAIFNVADVMINLSVALILIKEIFLKRGKNDRVD from the coding sequence ATGATTAAAGATTATAAAATTTTTTGGAGCTTTTTTGCTTTAGTTTTTGTTCTTGACCAAATTGTAAAAATTTTAACCCTAAGAGGTATGCGCTATCAAAGTGAGTATTTAGACCTTACTTTTGCTTTAAATACAGGCGTTGCCTTTTCTATGCTAAGTTTTTTTGAGCATTATTTAAAATATTTACACTTGGCGATTTTGCTAATTCTTTTTGCCTATCTTTTTTGGCAAAAAGAATTTTTAAAAGAGCATATCATAGCTTTTGGCTTAATGCTTGGTGCGGGGTGTTCAAATTTACTTGATCGCTTTATCCACGGAGGCGTTGTGGATATGTTTTTTTGGCATAAGGGTTTTGAATTTGCTATATTTAATGTAGCTGATGTAATGATAAATCTTAGCGTTGCTTTGATTTTAATTAAGGAAATTTTTTTAAAGAGAGGTAAAAATGACAGAGTGGATTAA
- a CDS encoding TetR/AcrR family transcriptional regulator → MVNKRSKEPSVKVLARQEKIKAVALELFLTKGYTKTSLSDIIKISGGSYSNIYTAYKNKEGLFFEILNDVCKRHFELLNSKIKESESERLEDILYHFGLTYVEIFNQKQTTTFGKIIYSQVYNEDKNLEEWIKNNERNFAHNILVSCFQNQKEDYFKANAEKLATLFCTMLREPYHTLNILIDTKVMSKKEQKEHVNFVVELFLNGVKR, encoded by the coding sequence ATGGTGAATAAAAGAAGCAAAGAGCCATCCGTAAAAGTTCTAGCAAGACAAGAAAAAATCAAGGCTGTCGCCCTTGAGCTTTTTCTTACCAAGGGCTACACAAAAACAAGCTTGAGTGATATTATTAAAATTTCTGGCGGGTCATATTCTAATATTTACACCGCTTATAAAAATAAAGAAGGCTTATTTTTTGAAATCTTAAATGATGTTTGCAAAAGACATTTTGAGCTTTTAAATTCTAAAATTAAAGAAAGTGAAAGCGAAAGACTTGAAGATATTCTTTATCATTTTGGCTTAACTTATGTGGAAATTTTTAATCAAAAACAAACCACAACTTTTGGCAAAATTATCTATTCCCAAGTTTATAATGAAGATAAAAATTTGGAAGAGTGGATTAAAAATAATGAGAGAAATTTCGCTCACAATATCCTTGTTTCTTGTTTTCAAAATCAAAAAGAAGACTATTTTAAAGCAAATGCGGAAAAGCTTGCAACTTTATTTTGCACAATGTTAAGAGAGCCATACCACACTCTAAACATACTCATTGACACTAAGGTTATGAGTAAAAAAGAACAAAAAGAACATGTGAATTTTGTAGTTGAGCTTTTTTTAAATGGGGTTAAAAGATAA
- the hemJ gene encoding protoporphyrinogen oxidase HemJ, translated as MTEWINEYYAWIKFVHYLSFVSWMAGLFYLPRLFVYHAENRNNEGFVSVVKVQERKLFWTISTPAMIVAIISGSLMLHAHKEVLMIGSGFMHAKLTCATLLIFYHIHNFFCLKALANGTSTKSGRYFRIYNEIPTLLFIIIALMMVVRPF; from the coding sequence ATGACAGAGTGGATTAATGAATATTATGCGTGGATTAAATTTGTGCATTATTTAAGTTTTGTTTCGTGGATGGCGGGGCTTTTTTATTTGCCGCGACTTTTTGTGTATCACGCAGAAAATAGAAACAATGAAGGTTTTGTAAGTGTAGTGAAAGTGCAAGAAAGAAAGCTTTTTTGGACGATTAGCACTCCGGCGATGATAGTGGCTATTATTAGTGGAAGTTTAATGCTTCACGCACATAAGGAAGTTTTGATGATAGGCTCTGGTTTTATGCACGCGAAATTAACTTGTGCGACCTTGCTTATTTTTTACCATATCCATAATTTTTTCTGCCTTAAAGCCTTGGCAAATGGCACTTCGACAAAGAGCGGAAGATATTTTAGAATTTATAATGAAATTCCAACACTTTTATTTATCATCATCGCTTTAATGATGGTCGTGCGTCCTTTTTAA
- a CDS encoding efflux transporter outer membrane subunit — protein sequence MRSLIFILTAFLLGACSLKPSLKVGEANFTSMDNNVSIEKNWWKDFNDSNLNFLVEKALKNNADLKIAYVNLEQAAAQLGIDRSDLLPKLDASANANRAKSSINAPNNKTGAFSYNNSFDMGLNLSYEVDLWGKYRDNYNASYENLKASEFDYVAARLSIVSNVVQMYFNSANAYEAMQIYKETMEAYTQTYELKRSLYEIGAIGEYELAQSKAELESVKAQYINAIDTKENYLKALKILTASDLDDVLYKEENYQKFTHFAKSLPEGISSTILLQRPDINAALSRLTQQNYLVGVARSAFLPSLSLTGLLGFESGDLDTLVKDGSKAWSVGGKFLMPIFHWGEIYQSVNLAKLSKDKAFITYENTLKTAFAEVRYALSQRKTSLQNYENYKALLEAQEKIYTLASIRYENGSIPLIEYLDARRNLLSAKISYANATYLMANSIVNVIKAFGGGFEANANLSQEIKENAKELDMSFRE from the coding sequence ATGCGTAGTTTAATATTTATTTTAACTGCATTTTTGCTAGGGGCTTGTTCTTTAAAACCTAGTCTTAAAGTCGGCGAGGCAAATTTCACAAGTATGGATAATAATGTAAGCATTGAAAAAAACTGGTGGAAAGATTTTAATGATAGCAATTTAAATTTTTTAGTCGAAAAAGCCTTAAAAAATAATGCTGATTTGAAAATCGCCTATGTTAATCTCGAACAAGCTGCTGCTCAGCTTGGCATAGATAGAAGCGACCTACTTCCAAAACTTGATGCTAGTGCAAATGCAAACAGAGCCAAAAGCTCCATTAACGCACCTAACAATAAAACAGGAGCTTTTAGCTATAACAATAGTTTTGATATGGGGCTTAATCTAAGCTATGAGGTGGATTTATGGGGAAAATACCGCGATAATTATAATGCTTCTTATGAGAATTTAAAGGCAAGTGAATTTGACTATGTGGCGGCTAGACTTTCCATTGTCTCAAATGTGGTGCAGATGTATTTTAATAGTGCAAATGCTTATGAAGCTATGCAAATTTACAAAGAAACTATGGAGGCTTACACTCAAACTTATGAACTTAAGCGTTCTTTGTATGAAATAGGTGCCATAGGAGAATACGAACTAGCCCAGTCAAAAGCCGAGCTAGAAAGCGTTAAAGCCCAATACATTAACGCCATTGACACTAAAGAAAATTATTTAAAAGCCTTAAAAATTTTAACAGCAAGTGATTTAGACGATGTGCTTTATAAGGAGGAAAACTACCAAAAATTTACACATTTTGCCAAATCTTTACCTGAAGGAATTTCAAGCACTATTTTACTACAACGCCCAGATATTAACGCTGCTTTAAGTCGCCTTACTCAGCAAAATTATCTAGTCGGTGTAGCAAGAAGTGCTTTTTTACCAAGTCTTTCTTTAACAGGACTTTTGGGCTTTGAGAGTGGAGATTTAGACACTCTTGTAAAAGACGGCAGCAAGGCTTGGAGTGTGGGTGGGAAATTTTTAATGCCTATTTTTCACTGGGGCGAAATTTATCAAAGCGTTAATTTAGCTAAACTTAGCAAGGATAAAGCTTTTATAACTTATGAAAATACTCTTAAAACAGCCTTTGCGGAAGTGCGTTATGCCCTTTCTCAAAGAAAAACAAGTCTGCAAAATTATGAAAATTATAAAGCCTTACTTGAAGCACAGGAAAAAATTTACACCCTCGCTAGTATTCGCTATGAAAATGGAAGCATACCATTAATAGAATATTTAGATGCTAGAAGAAATTTACTAAGTGCTAAAATTTCTTACGCTAATGCAACTTATCTTATGGCAAATTCCATAGTTAATGTAATTAAAGCTTTTGGCGGTGGATTTGAAGCAAATGCAAATTTAAGTCAAGAAATAAAAGAAAACGCAAAAGAACTTGATATGTCTTTTAGGGAGTAA